The genome window CGTGGACTGGATGGAACAGGTCAGCGACGAACAATACCAGACACCAAAAGTAAACCAATAGGAGCATCAATTTATGTACAACACGAAAGCTTATTCCGCAGCCAGTGCAACATCACCGCTAGCCTCCGACACGATCGCGCGGCGCGATCCAACCGATCGCGACGTACAGATCGAAATCCTCTTCTGCGGCATCTGCCACTCCGACCTCCATTCAGTGCGTAACGAGTGGGGCGGCGCGGTCTACCCGATCGTCCCCGGTCACGAGATGGTGGGTCGTGTCACCCAGGTTGGCTCGGCAGTGACGAAGTACAAGCCTGGCGATCTGGCAGGAGTCGGCTGCATGGTTGATTCGGATGGAACCTGTCCCCAGTGCAAAGCTAATCTTGAACAGTTCTGCCCGAACCTGACCCTCACCTACAACTCCCCAGACCAGCACAAGACCGCTCCGGTTACCTATGGTGGCTATTCCGACAGCATCGTCGTCGATGAACGCTTCGTTCTGCGCGTTCCAGATAACCTCGATCTCGCCGGGGTTGCGCCGCTCCTCTGCGCCGGGATCACCACCTACTCGCCCCTGCGCCACTGGGGCGTCACTAAGGGCAAGAAGGTCGGCGTAGTCGGTCTTGGCGGGCTGGGCCACATGGGTGTGAAGTTCGCCCGTGCGTTCGGTGCCCGCGTCGTTGTCTTCACCACCTCGCCCGATAAGACGGAAGATGCTCTGCGCCTCGGTGCTGATGAAGTAGTGGTCTCTCGCAATGCCGACGAGATGCAGAAGCACGCTGGCAGCTTCGACTTCATCCTCGACACCGTTTCCGCCAATCACGACATCAACGCCTATCTCAACCTGCTTCGCCTCGATGGCAACATCACCCTTGTCGGCGCACCGGAGAATCCCCTGGAAGTCTCGGCCTTCAGCCTGATCGTGGGCCGCCGCAGTCTCTCCGGCTCTAGCATCGGTGGCATCGCGGAAACCCAGGAGATGCTCGACTTCTGCGGCGAACATAACATCACCGCCGATGTTGAAGTCATCCCCATCCAAAAAGTCAACGAAGCTTACGAAAGACTGCTCAAGTCCGATGTGAAGTACCGCTTCGTAATTGATATGGCATCTCTGAAATCTGAATAACCCAGGTGGAACCTCGAAGGAGTCATCATGCAAACGCGCAAACTTGGAAATAGTAATCTGGAAGTCTCGGCGATCGGGCTCGGCTGCATGGGAATGAGCTTTTCCTACGGCCCGCCCAAAGACAAACAGGAGATGACTGCTCTTTTGGGGGCTGCGGTCGATCGCGGCATAACATTCTTTGACACTGCCGAAGTCTACGGCCCGTACTTAAACGAAGAGCTTGTGGGTCAAGCCCTCGCTCCCTTCCGCAACCGGGTCGTCATCGCCACCAAATTTGGGTTCGGCATCAGTCCGAATTCCGATCCTCGCGGCATGAAAGGTTCACCCGGACTGAACAGCCAACCGAAGCATATCAAGGAAGCCGTGGAGGGATCGCTCAAGCGGCTCAAAGTTGAGGCGATCGACCTACTCTATCAGCACCGGGTCGATCCGAACGTGGCGATCGAAGACGTGGCAGGAACAGTGAAGGAACTGATTCAGGAAGGCAAGGTTAAGCACTTCGGACTATCTGAAGCAGGCGTGAAAACGATTCGGCGCGCCCACGCGGTTGTGCCCGTGACTGCTCTCCAGAGCGAATACTCTCTGTGGACGAGGACTCCTGAAAAGGAAGTGATACCGACTCTTGAGGAACTTGGCATCGGGTTTGTTCCGTACAGCCCGCTGGGCAGGGGCTTTCTCACTGGTAAGATGGACGAAAGCACGACCTTCGACAGTTCCGACTTCCGCAGCACTCTGCCTCGCTTCACGCCGGAAGCCCTTAAGGCGAATCAAGCCCTGATTAATCTGCTCGGCAGTATTGCAGAACGGAAGCAGGCGACAGCAGCTCAAATTGCGATCGCCTGGCTGCTAGCGCAGAAGCCGTGGATTGTTCCGATTCCAGGCACAACAAAGCTGCATCGCTTGGACGAAAACATCGGGGCAGTCTCAGTCGAACTCACGCCCGACGATCTGCGTGACATCGATGACGCCGCCTCCAAGATAGCGGTGCAAGGCGATCGATATCCCGAAAAACTGGAGCAAATGACCGGTCGCTGAGCGGCGAAGAATACGTTCTCTCGTTGACATTACGGTCAGGATAGCAGACTACATAGGCGAGACAAACGACTGCTGCGGCAATACCGACGAGTGGATGGAAAAGGTCAGCGGTGAACAAGACCTGATTAAGCGGAACGCCCTGCCAAAGCGGGGAAGTTCCGCCTAAAGAACCGATCGAAAAATACCGCAGACGGAGTACCTTTGGCGTTGGCGCAAGATGGAGAGCAGTGGGTGAATTATTTGGATAAATATTCTGAATCTGTACAATAGTTAATGAATTTAACTCGTAATCAACGTCGCTTTTATCAACAGGGTATACAGGCTGTAACCCTTATTCCGTCTTGTTCCTATACCTCTTTCTCACCCTCCAAGACCCCCGATCATATCATGTCCGGTCAATTAACCATGATTCCTGTAGGGGCGGGTTCACCAAGATATTGAATAGAAACGGGAAAATCTGTAAACCCTTCCTAAGCCTTTAATCGCGGTCAATCGATCGGACATGATATCACACAGAAAAATGAGAGTAAACATGATATTTTAGTAGTTAAAATGGGATTTCCTCATCTTCATCTTCCACAGTCTTAGCCGTCATCCGCCAACTGGTAATATACTCAATTTGCACGTCAATTTTGTTAATCGCTTCGCCTAACCGCTTTTGGATGTATTGAGTCAGCGGCACCATAAAATCTAACTCAACTCCCACAGATAGCGCAAGTTTTGCCAAGCTAGCAAAATCTACCTTCAAAATCGAGGAACTCGATAACTTAAAATGGGGAGTATTTTCCTTATTTTGCACCAACATTGCTTTTTTAATGCGCTCTTTCAGATGCTCAATTTCAGAATCCAGCAACTTCCATTCAGGCAAAATTTCTTTGTACCTTGCCCCCAATGCAGTTAAATCCTCACTCTCCGGTTCCGGCGCAATTTTCTTAGTAGATTTTCGCCGCTGCTGTACATTAGAATTTAACCGCCAACTCGCAATCTCCTCAACTGCCAAAGATGGATCGGCGATGAGTTGGCCTAACTGTTTTTGAATTTCTTTAGTCAGCGTTACCGGAAAATTTAACTCAATTCCCTCAGTTTGCGTCAGTCTGGCCAGCGTCATAAAATCTACTTTCATCGTTATCGAACTGGAAAGCTCAAAATAAGAACTGTCTTTGAGCTTTTGGGCCAGCATCCCTGCTTTAATGCGTTCTTTCACTTCGGCGATTTCTGAATCTAGCGGCTTCCACCGAGATTCTATTTCCTGATATTTTTCGCCCAATGCTGTCAAGTTTTCCGTTGCGGGTTCGGGATAACATTGGGCAAGAATTTCTAGCAGGCGGCGATGCAGTCCAGCTAAATAAACCGCGTCCATCTTGGCATATTCTAGCTGTTTCTGGGTCAGGGGACGCTTGGCCCAATCGCCGCTTTGTTCTGTTTTATCTACATAAGCAATGCCGCAAAGTGTTTCTATTAAAGTTTTGAGTTGTCGATTAGGTAATGGCAGAATGTAAGCTGGAATCTTTTTCGTCATTTGTAATGTGCAAGTGACATTTTGAGCGTCGTCATTGCCTAGAAATCGGATGTCATAGCTGGCGTTGTGCAAGACTTTTTCAATATCTGGATTGACCATTATTTGGTTGATAAAATCTTTTGCCAATTCAGGTTTATCCAAGACATCTAGTAGAAAAGTGGCATCTCCCGTGGAATCTGTGGAGTCAGCTAACACTTGAATCAGAGATAATCTGGGGTTGGATTTATAGTCGGCTATTTCTGTGTCAACCCACAGTATTTTAGCTTGGTAAAATTTAGCGATGAGTGCTTTGATGTCGTTTTCTGCTGTTAAATAAGGCATTTTTAGAGACTTTTGCTATTAACTTTTTGATTCTATTAAGCTATAGCAATTATCGGCTCGATTGTCAACGATTCAAGCGCCGGACATGGCTTTGCCGTGTCCTGGAGACGCGCCAACCTCAGAAACCCGGTTTCTTCCTATATTTCTCGTTCCTGTTCACAAAACTCGTAGAAACCGGGTTTTTAGCCTTCAGTTTCACAAAAGAATGCAGTCGATCGCACTATTGAGGATTCCCGCGAACTTCCTCTAAAAACCAGTTGCCGACTTCTGTATTGTCCGTCTGGCGACTGCGGCGCAAACCTTCCTCTAATAAAGCAACTTTTAGCCCCGGCAAAACTTGAGATTCCGTCAGACGTTCGCTTCCCCGGTTAGCAATTATTTTGAAAGCAATAACTTGGGCTGTTTGTACGTCTACTACCCAATACTCAGACACTCCTAATTCTTCATAAATCATTCTTTTTGTCCCCAAATCGTCAACGAGAGAACTGTCGGCAATTTCAATCGCTAAATCTGGGGAAACTGCGCTATCTAAATTCACTACCGAACTGCCGCGAGGTGCCGTTTGCACCCGGTCTCCGATGTAGTAAGAAGCATCAGGTTGAGCGCCTCTGACACCCGTTTTGGCGTAGCTACAGTTGACCAGCAGTCTCATTTTTATACCTTTAGCAATGCCAAATAAATTTATTAAGATGACGATAATTCCTTTGTCATCAGCACGATCGGGCCCGACTGCAGCCATTTCAATCCTCAACTGTCCGTTGTAATAGTAGCATTTTGCTCGATCGTACTCCGGCTGTTTAATAATTTCTATATATTCATCCCAAGTCGCTGTAACCCAGGTATCAGTTAGTAGTTTGGTTTGGAGTTGACTCATCATTACCTCACCGGAAAAAATCTTTGACTTTTGAGGGAAAACTTCTGAGTAGGGGCGATCGCATTTTTACCATTCAGCAGTAAGGTGCGCTAGGCGCACCTTACAAACTATTAACCTATGACTATTCTGCCACTTCCTCAGATTCCGATTCTTCGGCCGATTCTTCACCGGCAGGCGGCACTAAAGCCACAGCTACGATCGAATCATCCTCGTCCAACCGCTGCACCCGCACGCCCGTTGCTGTGCGCGATTGAGTAGAAATTGCACTCACAGCCTGACGGATAATAATACCTCGGTTGGTAACGATCATCAACTCGTCATCTTCGTTGACAATTCGCAGCGCCGCTACGTAATCTTTAGCCTTTTTAGACTTAAATTTAGTAGCCGTCAATCCCTTGCCAGCCCGTCTTTGCAGTCGGAATTGAGAAACTGGAACCCGCTTGCCGTAGCCGTTGGTTGTAATTACCAACACGGAAGGAACTCCGCTGCTATTTTTCTGAATTTCTTCGGCTTCTTCGCCTTCTATTTCCTCGGCTTGCAGTTCTAATTCTTCATCTTCCAATTCCGCCTCTTCATTTTCCAAGTCAGCAATTTCTGCCCCTTCAAATTCCGAGTCTTCTATTTCTAATTGAGCAATATTAGCTCCCTCAAATTCCGAATCTTCTGCATCCAATTCAGCAATTTCGGCAACAATTGAACTGGGCAAAATGTCCATGCTGATCAACTCATCGCCCGATCGCAATTTCATTGATTTTACACCCCGCGTCGCGCGGCCGACAGGGCGCAACTGTTCGTGATTGGTGCGGAAATGAATTGCCATCCCTTGGCGCGTGCCGATGATGATGCTGTCATCCACTTTTGCTCTCCGCACCCAGCGCAGTTGGTCGCCTTCTTCTAGAGAAATGGCGATTAATCCGTTAGTGCGGATGTTGCCAAAAGCGGAAAGCGCAGTTTTCTTGATGTAGCCGCCGCGAGTCAGCATCACTAAGTATTCTTCGCTGGTGAATTCTGTGACTGACACCATAGAAGTGATTTTTTCTTCTATAGGAATCGGCAGCAGTTGCACCACGGGAGTGCCGCGTGCCGTCCGGGAACAGACGGGGATTTGATAAGCTTTGACAGAGTAAACTACGCCCCTGTCGCTGAAGAACAAAACGCTGTCGTGATCGCAGCAGGAAAGGAAATGTTCTACTCCATCGTCTTCTTTCATTTTCGCGCCTGCTTTGCCGCGAGTAGCGCGACTTTGGGCCTCGAAAGTGCTGACAGGCATCCGCTTGATATAGCCTTGCTCTGTGATCAGAATAATTGCTTGTTCGTTGGCAATTAAATCTCTTTCATCGATTTCTCCTTCGGCGTGTTCGATGACGCTGCGTCTGGGAGTGGCGATTTTGGTTTGGATTTCGACTGCTTCAAATTCGGCGATTTCTAAGATGCGTTCCCTGCGCGCTAAGATATCTTCTAAATCCGCGATTTTAGCTCGCAATTCTTCGTGTTCTTGCTGAATTTTTTGCGCTTCTAATGCTGTCAAACGCCTGAGCTGCATTTGCAGAATTGCATCGGATTGCTGATCCGAAAGACCGTAATTATCCATCAATTCCTGTTTGGCTGCTGCGGAGTCGGCAGCGGCGCGAATTAGGTGAATAATTGCATCTAAGTTCTCTAGGGCAATTAATAAGCCTTGCAGAAGGTGGTCGCGTTCTTCTGCTTTGCGGAGTTCGTATTGAGTCCGGCGAGTAATTGTCTCAATGCGGAAGTCTAGGAAGACATTGAGGAATTGGGAGAGCGTAAGTAGTTGGGGTTCCCCGTTTACTAGCGCTAACATATTGGCTCCAAAGTTGGCTTGGAGGGGTGTTTGTTTGTAGAGGTTGTTGAGGACGACGCGGGGATAGGCGTCGCGCTTGAGTTCGATCACGATCCGCATTCCGTCTCTGTCGCTTTCGTCGCGAATGTCGGAAATTCCATCTAATCTTTTGTCGTTGACAAGTTCGGCAATTTTCTCAATTAGCCCTGCCTTGTTTGTTTGGTAAGGCAATTCGGTGATAATAATTGCTTCTTTGTCGGGGCGGCCGGGATGTTCGATGGTTTCAATGCTGGCGACTCCGCGCATTGTAATCGAACCGCGCCCGGTAGTGTAAGCATCGCGAATGCCGCTTCTGCCCAGAATTTGCCCTCCGGTGGGAAAGTCCGGGCCGGGGATGTACTGCATCAATTCCAGGTCGGTAATTGCTGGATTGTGGATTAGTGCTACTAAACCGTCAATTATTTCGCCTAAATTGTGCGGCGGAATGTTGGTTGCCATCCCTACAGCAATCCCGGAGGAACCGTTGAGCAAAATTTGGGGAATGCGTGCCGGCAGTACGAGGGGTTCTTGCTGGGAACCGTCGAAGTTGTCGCCGAAATCAACTGTTTCCGAGTCGATGTCGCGCAGCATGGAGTCGCTGGTCAAAGCTGTGAGGCGACACTCGGTGTAACGCATGGCAGCGGGCGGGTCGTTGTCAACGGAGCCGAAGTTGCCGTGGCCGTTGATCAGGCGTTCCCGCATGGAGAAATCCTGAGCCATCCGCACCAGGGCGTCGTAAACCGCTGTATCTCCGTGCGGGTGATACTTGCCCAGCACCTCCCCCACGACGCGGGCGCATTTGCGGAAAGGTCGATCGGGAGCCAAGCCCAATTCGTTCATGGCGTAGAGAATGCGTCGGTGAACGGGCTTGAGACCGTCCCTAGCATCTGGTAGCGCCCGACCGACAATTACGCTCATGGCGTATTCCAAGTACGATCGGGACATCTCATTACCCAGATCCGTCGGGATTATCCGCGACTCAGAGGTGCTCATAGGTTGAAAAACTCCGTTAAAAATTTAAATTTGACGGCTATAAATCTCAAAAATGCGATAAAATCGGTTTGGATTCAGTAGAGCTGCCAAATATTGCAAATTACTCCTGAAATTATATCACAATTTGCCTTTGACTTTATGGGAAAGTTGCTAGAAAAATTAAGGGACGAAACAATGTAAATTCGTAAGGAAAGCAGTTGGTGATTTAGTCATCAATTGGCAAAAGCTAGAAAGGGTTTTTTAGGGGGAAGGCTTTCATGCTTTGGTGAGTTTTTTTGAAGGCAATCTAAAAAAATAAAAGGGTTGCCAGATCGCAATTTGAATTTCACAAAACCGAAGGCCTTCTTAAAGCAAACTAAAAATCTAAAATCTAAAATCTAAAATCTAAAATCAGCCGATGCTACCCGTCATCTACTCCGAAGATTTCTTGCTGCACAAGACTGGAATGCTTCACCCAGAGCGACCAGAACGTTTAACGGCGATCGTCAACGCTCTGAAAGCTGCTCCCTGGGCGGATCAAATTGAGTGGCAACTGCCCACCCCAGTGGCGCAGCGCGAACAACAACTGTTCTCGGCTATCAAAAAAGTTCACTCGCAAAGATACATCAAAGAAGTCCAACATTTGGCTCATCGGGGAGGCGGCTACCTCGACGGCGATACGCCGATTTCTGCAGAAAGTTACGACGTAGCGCTGCTGGCTGCGAGTGCTTGGCTCGATGGGGTCGATCGAGTGGTGGCTGCGGGGGAACCGGCTTTTGTGCTGGCGAGACCGCCGGGACACCACGCCGAAAACGCCCGCGCCATGGGTTTTTGCTTGTTTTCCAATGCTGCGATCGCCGCTCGCTACGCCCTGGAACAGCCGGGAATCAACCGCGTCGCCGTCCTCGACTGGGACGTGCACCACGGCAACGGCACTCAATCTTTGGTGGAAAACTGCCGCCAAATTGCCTACTGTTCCCTGCATCAATCTCCGTGCTATCCGGGAACGGGAGATGCCGAGGAGCGCGGTTCCTACGACAACGTGCTGAACATTCCCCTCTATCCGGGCGGCGGCATCGCTGAATACCTGAGCGCCTTTGAATCTCTTGTCGTGCCTTTTTTGTCCAAATTTGAACCGGATTTGTTGATTGTCAGCGCTGGTTATGACGCTACTGCGTCCGATCCGCTGGCGAGCATGACTCTGATGCCGTCAGATTTCGGTACTTTCACCGGATACTGCCTGCAACTCACCCGCCGCATCGCCTTTGGTTTGGAGGGGGGTTACGCGCTGAAAGAGTTGGCCGAGTCGGTTGTGGCGACTATTGACCGATGCCTCAATTAGCTGGAAAATTGGTGTAGGGGAAAATGAGGTTGAGAAGCCATGAGGATAAGATTGAGAGTTTTTGAGGGCGATCGCCCTTGAAGGTCTTTTTCCCTCTGACTTCTGACTTCTTCCCTCTGACTTCTTCCTTCTGACTTTAGTGACAAGCATCACCAATTTAAGAGATCCAAGTCACTGGGCCTCAAAGTCTCGGTCACAGATTTTTATCCGAAAAATCACACCGTGTCAATGTTTTCGATCGCCTTGGAAATCTCTCCCAGAGTGCATAATACAAATACAACAAGCCTGTTAAAATTTTATCTGTCTCAATCAACTAGGAGGTTTATCATGTCAGTCTCCCAAATGACACTCGAAGAGTTATTTGGTCAGGTCATGTTCTCCAGCGTCGTGACTCGCCACGACCGGAGACAGCTCAGATCTGCCCTCTTAGAAAGAACACTGAATGAAGATGAGTATGCCATCATCAACCGACTGCTGTACAACGTTCGCCGCGGTTGGGTAAAAATTGTCGATTAAAGAGGTGGCAGCCACTCTCTGTAGGGGAGTTAATACCATTTTCGATTTTCGATTAAAGAATTGGTAATTACTGATAACTATCGGGGTTGAGATCACGGGCATACAGTTACATTTTTTGGGGAACTCGTTAAAAGTAGAACTTGCCACTTCGGGAAGTTTTTTGTGTTTAATAGTTGGCTAGAAAGTGTGATGTCTTTGACCAGAGTGTTAATTATCAAAATCTCGCTACACATCAGCCTATAGGTAGAGATAATTATAAAATCACAGGTTTCGGGTGCATCTCTACTTGTTGAACAATTGTGAGTTTTGAGTTACTAACTGAGAAGTTATAATTAACTCAAAACTCATAATTTTTTGGGGGTGAGACGGGAGATTGGAGAGCGGGAAAACTGATGAATATCAGGGTTGAGAACCGCTAGAAAGTTAATTTTTTTAAAACGGGCATTAAGAATCAAAACGAGAAGCAGTTTCCGGTTGAGGAGGAGTGTGCGATCGTACAAGCACACCGAGTCGCATAGGTCGATCGAGCATTCCGGCAATTTGAGCCCGGAAGTGTCAAAATATTAACAACCAGTTCATCCCCAAAATATATGGCTCCCGCCGTTTTAATTGAAAATCTTCAGAAACGCTACGGCACTGTAGAAGCCGTTAAAGATGTTTCCTTCAAGGTAGAACCGGGGGAAATATTTGGTTTGCTAGGCCCCAACGGTGCAGGCAAAACCACAACCCTGCGGGTACTTTGTACTTTGAGTGCGCCCGATAGCGGACGCATTGAAGTGTCTGGCATTTCTGCTGTCAGCCAGCCGAGAATTGCCAGACAAAGACTAGGCTACGTCGCCCAAGAAGTGGCTCTCGATAAGGTGCTGACGGGGCGGGAACTCCTGCAACTGCAAGCAGCGCTTTACCATTTGCCGCGCCATACGATTAAAGGGCGGATTGACAAAATGGTGAAACTCCTCGGTTTGGAAGAGTGGGAAAATAAAAAGACGGGTACTTATTCCGGCGGTATCCGCAAACGCTTGGATTTGGCTGCTGGATTGCTGCACCAGCCGGATGTTTTGGTGTTAGACGAACCGACTGTCGGGCTCGATATTGAAAGTCGGGTGGTTGTGTGGGATTTCCTGCGGCGCTTGCGGGAAGAAGGTACGACGGTTTTGATTACCAGCCATTATCTCGAAGAAGTGGATGCTTTGGCCGATCGCGTGGCGATTATTGACAACGGTACGGTGATTGCACAGGGCACGCCGGAGGAGTTGAAAAATCGGGTTGGGGGCGATCGAGTGACTTTGCGGATTCGGGAGTTTTCGCCGATCGAAGAAGCTGAAAAAGCCAAAACTCTGATGCAATCTCTGCCTTTTGTGCAGGAAGTAATTGTCAATACGGCCCAAGGAAATTCTCTCAATTTAGTAGTAACACCGCAAAGCGACGCGCTGGTGACTATTCAGCAAGCTTTGAAAAATGCGGGACTTCCTACTTTTGGGATTGCTCAATCTCGGCCGAGTTTGGATGATGTGTATTTGGCTGCGACTGGTAAGACGCTGTTGGATGCCGAGTTGGCTGCTGCTAGCAACCGCGATTTGAAGGCCGAGCAAAAACAGGCGATGCGATCGTAGTTTAGTTTAATAAACCTGTCCAATAATTATTGTGGAACAGGCATCTTGCCTGTTCTATACTAGCTTTTTTGGAGATGTCTGAAGCTCAGCGCGCGGGGTCAGAAACCCGGTTTATTCACAGATTTCTCGTCGCCAAACCAGATTTTCCTAATAAACCGGGTTTTTTGGGGCTTAGTCCTATATTATCGCGAGCAATTAGCAGATTCCCTCCGTCAGCGTTTGTTAGGCATTTAACCGGATCTGGGCGTTGTGCGATCGGGCTTGTTAGCCCAAAAACAATCTTGAGGGTTAACTATGCTGCGGCTATGGTTATTTAATCCAATTTGATATTATTTCTAGGGACATAGTATTGCTCATTTATGTCAACTTAACGCTCTTTCCCGAAGTCCGGCAGGGAATGAATTCCCTGCCTCAAAGCTAAAGTCCTCGCTATGAGGACTGAAGAAATCATTACTCATTAGTCCTATGCAAGAGGACTTTAGCTAAAAGCCCCGTGGAATTAATTCCCTGGCGGTCTTTCGGTTTAAGTTGAAACCAAGGAGGATTGCTGTATTCTTATCTTTTCGGCATATTTGATATCAGACATCTAACACTTGCTCTGCTGTCAGCGCTAATTCTGGGAAAGTTCGGGATATAATTCGCTCAGTCCCTCGGTAAGCAGTCATTTGATAAACGCCATTTTCATCGAGCAGGTAAACAAAAACAGTCGGCTCTTTCGGGTTGCCCAAATAGTTTCTGCTGCCCAAAGCTAAATAATCGACAATCCAATATTCAGAAATTCCCAGCCGCTGATATTCATCTAGCTTGTCGATATAATCATCTTCCCAATTTGTTGATACTATCTCTACTGCTAATTGCAGCGGTTCAATTAGTGCTGAGTAAGCGAAAGGAGCTGAGTCCCAGACCGTTTTATCTACTACACTCACATCAGGATGGCGGCCTTGTTCTTTACCATTTGGAGTTAACGTCCTCACCACAATTCGGCCAGATACCCAGTAGTTGAGCTTGAGTCTTTTTACCTCGTCTTTGAAAGCGTCTGAAAGAAATTCAGCGAGGGTTTCGTGCAGTCGGATTGGTAATATTCTCACAATTTCTCCATTCACAAGCTCATAGCGGCCTTCTTCGTCGGGAAGTTGCTTGACAAATTGCTCGAAACTGAGCATCTGCTTAGGTTGGGTAGGAGTTGCGGTCATGGTTGGCTCTCATTTAGCTATATATTTAGGACTATTCTGCAACCATTTTAACATACTGTTTTAACACAGGTGAAATCGTGAAAACGGTTTCAGTTTCACCGCTCAATTTTTCGATAATTCCCCGTCTGGCTAAAGATTGAATTGCTTTACATAATTCGCCTTGCGACCCTTGACATTTTGCCATCCATTCGGTAAAGGAAACAGGCTCAATTTCATTGCTGATTAGGCAGATAGCCTGTTTTTCTATTTCGGACAACCGCTGATAGTGCTGCTGCAATATCGGTGTCAATTCGTCACATAAAAATACTGGTTGATAGCTTAAATATTGAGATACTCTACCGCCAAATAAGTTGTTAATGGTTTGAGCGACTAATTTTAACCACAGGGGATTACCTTGATAAAGGTTAATCAAGTCTGGCCAGGCTTCTTCATCCAACAAACCCTTTTCTCTAAAAATTTCTGTTGCGGCTTCACCTAAACCGGTTAACTGCAACAAACATACTGCTGAATAATCGTCGGTGAATGTGATGATGTCTGAGGGAGGTTCCCAACTATTGAGAATTAAGCAGCTATTGTGGGGAAGTTCGCCGATGAGTTTAAATAGGGTTCCGTAGTTTTCATATCCGGGTTTATAATGTCCTGCAAGTTGCCCGCTGCTGAGAATTTGCTGCACGTCATCGAGGATGATGAGACAGCGATTTTCGCGCAATGTTTCTATTAGGATTGACAACTGAGCATCGATGTTGGCGGGGAAAACCCCCTCTTCGCCCCCCCTTACCAAGGGGGGGTTGGGGGGGGTTTTATCTGAT of Oscillatoria nigro-viridis PCC 7112 contains these proteins:
- a CDS encoding aldo/keto reductase; amino-acid sequence: MQTRKLGNSNLEVSAIGLGCMGMSFSYGPPKDKQEMTALLGAAVDRGITFFDTAEVYGPYLNEELVGQALAPFRNRVVIATKFGFGISPNSDPRGMKGSPGLNSQPKHIKEAVEGSLKRLKVEAIDLLYQHRVDPNVAIEDVAGTVKELIQEGKVKHFGLSEAGVKTIRRAHAVVPVTALQSEYSLWTRTPEKEVIPTLEELGIGFVPYSPLGRGFLTGKMDESTTFDSSDFRSTLPRFTPEALKANQALINLLGSIAERKQATAAQIAIAWLLAQKPWIVPIPGTTKLHRLDENIGAVSVELTPDDLRDIDDAASKIAVQGDRYPEKLEQMTGR
- a CDS encoding histone deacetylase family protein; translated protein: MLPVIYSEDFLLHKTGMLHPERPERLTAIVNALKAAPWADQIEWQLPTPVAQREQQLFSAIKKVHSQRYIKEVQHLAHRGGGYLDGDTPISAESYDVALLAASAWLDGVDRVVAAGEPAFVLARPPGHHAENARAMGFCLFSNAAIAARYALEQPGINRVAVLDWDVHHGNGTQSLVENCRQIAYCSLHQSPCYPGTGDAEERGSYDNVLNIPLYPGGGIAEYLSAFESLVVPFLSKFEPDLLIVSAGYDATASDPLASMTLMPSDFGTFTGYCLQLTRRIAFGLEGGYALKELAESVVATIDRCLN
- a CDS encoding Uma2 family endonuclease encodes the protein MMSQLQTKLLTDTWVTATWDEYIEIIKQPEYDRAKCYYYNGQLRIEMAAVGPDRADDKGIIVILINLFGIAKGIKMRLLVNCSYAKTGVRGAQPDASYYIGDRVQTAPRGSSVVNLDSAVSPDLAIEIADSSLVDDLGTKRMIYEELGVSEYWVVDVQTAQVIAFKIIANRGSERLTESQVLPGLKVALLEEGLRRSRQTDNTEVGNWFLEEVRGNPQ
- a CDS encoding NAD(P)-dependent alcohol dehydrogenase; translation: MYNTKAYSAASATSPLASDTIARRDPTDRDVQIEILFCGICHSDLHSVRNEWGGAVYPIVPGHEMVGRVTQVGSAVTKYKPGDLAGVGCMVDSDGTCPQCKANLEQFCPNLTLTYNSPDQHKTAPVTYGGYSDSIVVDERFVLRVPDNLDLAGVAPLLCAGITTYSPLRHWGVTKGKKVGVVGLGGLGHMGVKFARAFGARVVVFTTSPDKTEDALRLGADEVVVSRNADEMQKHAGSFDFILDTVSANHDINAYLNLLRLDGNITLVGAPENPLEVSAFSLIVGRRSLSGSSIGGIAETQEMLDFCGEHNITADVEVIPIQKVNEAYERLLKSDVKYRFVIDMASLKSE
- the gyrA gene encoding DNA gyrase subunit A, producing the protein MSTSESRIIPTDLGNEMSRSYLEYAMSVIVGRALPDARDGLKPVHRRILYAMNELGLAPDRPFRKCARVVGEVLGKYHPHGDTAVYDALVRMAQDFSMRERLINGHGNFGSVDNDPPAAMRYTECRLTALTSDSMLRDIDSETVDFGDNFDGSQQEPLVLPARIPQILLNGSSGIAVGMATNIPPHNLGEIIDGLVALIHNPAITDLELMQYIPGPDFPTGGQILGRSGIRDAYTTGRGSITMRGVASIETIEHPGRPDKEAIIITELPYQTNKAGLIEKIAELVNDKRLDGISDIRDESDRDGMRIVIELKRDAYPRVVLNNLYKQTPLQANFGANMLALVNGEPQLLTLSQFLNVFLDFRIETITRRTQYELRKAEERDHLLQGLLIALENLDAIIHLIRAAADSAAAKQELMDNYGLSDQQSDAILQMQLRRLTALEAQKIQQEHEELRAKIADLEDILARRERILEIAEFEAVEIQTKIATPRRSVIEHAEGEIDERDLIANEQAIILITEQGYIKRMPVSTFEAQSRATRGKAGAKMKEDDGVEHFLSCCDHDSVLFFSDRGVVYSVKAYQIPVCSRTARGTPVVQLLPIPIEEKITSMVSVTEFTSEEYLVMLTRGGYIKKTALSAFGNIRTNGLIAISLEEGDQLRWVRRAKVDDSIIIGTRQGMAIHFRTNHEQLRPVGRATRGVKSMKLRSGDELISMDILPSSIVAEIAELDAEDSEFEGANIAQLEIEDSEFEGAEIADLENEEAELEDEELELQAEEIEGEEAEEIQKNSSGVPSVLVITTNGYGKRVPVSQFRLQRRAGKGLTATKFKSKKAKDYVAALRIVNEDDELMIVTNRGIIIRQAVSAISTQSRTATGVRVQRLDEDDSIVAVALVPPAGEESAEESESEEVAE
- a CDS encoding 3'-5' exonuclease, with the protein product MPYLTAENDIKALIAKFYQAKILWVDTEIADYKSNPRLSLIQVLADSTDSTGDATFLLDVLDKPELAKDFINQIMVNPDIEKVLHNASYDIRFLGNDDAQNVTCTLQMTKKIPAYILPLPNRQLKTLIETLCGIAYVDKTEQSGDWAKRPLTQKQLEYAKMDAVYLAGLHRRLLEILAQCYPEPATENLTALGEKYQEIESRWKPLDSEIAEVKERIKAGMLAQKLKDSSYFELSSSITMKVDFMTLARLTQTEGIELNFPVTLTKEIQKQLGQLIADPSLAVEEIASWRLNSNVQQRRKSTKKIAPEPESEDLTALGARYKEILPEWKLLDSEIEHLKERIKKAMLVQNKENTPHFKLSSSSILKVDFASLAKLALSVGVELDFMVPLTQYIQKRLGEAINKIDVQIEYITSWRMTAKTVEDEDEEIPF